Below is a genomic region from Medicago truncatula cultivar Jemalong A17 chromosome 3, MtrunA17r5.0-ANR, whole genome shotgun sequence.
tttttttcttaaaaaaaactacttattttattaataatttaatgatttggtgtaccggtacacttaaatttttaggtgtaccatagaagcCTTTCTTCAAACGTTGACGcgataaaaatatagaaaatcgAACatccgtcttttcgctagttatCTATGTTATCTATAAAGAAAACTATTTCTTTCAGCACTTTTGAACTGaatttttccttccaaaaataccatcatttttcaatacaataacacatgtaacaaatagatataaataaatttaaatattaaaaatatgtaacaaacacattatgaatatatatatatatatatatatatatatatatatatatatatatatatatatatatataaattttttattaatccaattatacccttaaaattttttttaataaagattgttgttggtgttattgaaatagatattcatgtttaatttgattttttttttttgtggtgtggtggccggggtttgaaccccgaaccttgcatatcttatgcattgtccaaactaactgagctaagctcacgaggactatgtttaatttgatttgttataactagaaagcaacaaacatttatatttttagttttaatcaatatcaaaatcaaaattttataaaaaaaatttccttcataatttttaaattttatttcagtaAAAAGAGCAGAAAGACGGACACGTGAATGAccgttttttcttatatataataacttttacttaatattttgcattttaatatcataacaaaaaaagaattaataataccaacaatataataaatataatataaccttttttaaaagaaatataataaaaagtttATGTATTATCTTTAgagtataaattaaattatttttgttagaggaacaatttaattatactaaaatatttctttcttAAATTATACCGATAGTGGCATTTTGGTAGTTCGAAGAAAAATGAAGACTCTTTCCCTTTCTctcctttcttctttctttccttattcGTTATTCCACTGTACAACACATGTAGCTCGATAATAATAAAGCTAAAGAAGGGATACGATATTAGTTGTTGTATTCGTTCTATGcagtgaaggaaaaaaaaacaacaataattatgAAATGAATTTTTTCGTAGTTTAAAACCCCAAACCATCAACATCAATTCTCACACACACCCACTCATGTGCACCACCGGCAACAATTCCCGGAGCTCCGGCTCCGATTCCGGATCCACCACCGACTGGACCACCGAAGCAATCAACGGTGGATCTCTTCGCCACGTCGATCTCAACACCGGAACCAATGGCTGGGCTTCACCACCAGGCGATGTCTTTAGCCTCCGCTCTCAAAGCTACTTCACCAAAAAGCAAAAATCTCCAGCCGGAGATTATCTCCTCTCTCCAATCGGCATGGACTGGCTTAAATCCTCAACGAAACTCGACAACGTTCTTAACCGCTCCGATAATCGCGTTGCAAACGCGCTTAAAAAAGCTCAATCGAACGGTAAGTCGTTGAAGAGTTTCATCTTCGCCGTGAATCTCCAGATTCCAGGTAAAGAACACCACAGCGCAGTTTTTTACTTCGCAACAGAAGATCCCGTTCAATCCGGTTCGTTACTAGGCCGGTTCATTGACGGAGACGACGCGTTTCGAAACCAACGGTTCAAGCTAGTGAACCGGATCGTGAAAGGACCGTGGATAGTGAAAAAAGCGGTGGGGAATTACAGCGCGTGTTTGTTAGGTAAAGCGCTGACGTGTCATTATCATAGAGGAGCTAATTACTTTGAGGCCGACGTTGATATTGGAAGTAGTGCAATTGCGAATGCTATCTTGCGCCTTGCATTGGGATATGTGACGAGTGTGACGATAGATATGGGGTTTGTTGTGGAAGCGCAGACGGAGGAGGAGTTGCCGGAGAAGTTGATCGGTGCTATTAGGGTTTGTCAAATGGAAATGGGTTCTGCTTGCACTATTGTTGATGCTCCAAGGATAGGGATTGCTCAGGTCAATCACCTTGGTGCTGAtgcaactgaaaatcaaaatcataatcaaaattaattaattaattattattattttagagttattttatttttgtcttcttCATAGGGAgtatcaattaataaataaataaatatttgagtttCGTTGGTTGGAATTATTTACTTgtgattttcttcttctaatttgACAATTTGATTGATGCATTTAGAATTctatagtattattttttgggggtctattatattattgttgcgGATTGTGTGTGTGCGCATCTTGGTTCGCTTTACAGCGTATTATGTGTGGACATTTTGGTTGGTGGGGGTGGTGAATCGTTTGGCTGAAATTGTAGAAAAGTAGCAATAAAAAGAGCAGCACCCTTTGTTTTAAGACTTGAAAAGGAAGGTCGCAAGCCATGTTGGACATTTGACCTGAGCTGCTATTCCTCATGGACTCCTTTCAGTAGGTAATGGTAGTAATCTTTTTATAGAACACTTCAATTAAGATACCTAAATAGTTTCAGCGAGCTTAACTCGGTTTGGTTTTGTTTAGAGTGGAGTATAACTCGATTGGTAAgatattaaaatttttaaaggttGGAGTTCGAATCCAATAAATTATAAGAATTGTCCGACATTAAATATCAACTTATCTCTCTGGTATTCAAATCCTAGCTGTTATCTTGGGCTAAATTCGTCCtgtaataattttctttttaagctattttgcatcacaattgatgagaaaaaaataaattgggtTTGTAATGTAATCAATAGTTTCATTTCAATACAAAGTACAAATGCACTTCGCAGCGTCCAAGTTTGGTTTCGTTTTGTTCTTCTATGAAACATTTGCAGGGGACACGCTTGTTTGCATTCGTGGAGGATTTCCCTTTCGAAGATAAAATTGAAAGGTGTTGGGACCAAGGACAACGTTTGATCTTACTTTAATTCATTCCTTGTCTTTCAGAATATGACTTTAAAAagctttttaatttataattttacgGTATTAAGTCGTAGCAGCATACTACtgaaacaaagtttttttttttaaatatagtcGGCGAATTCCAAGTTTGAATTTGGGTGAAAGATATAACTTGAGAAAAAGGTTATTTCCTCTTTATACTTAATCCGATCCTCATTATGAGAATAAAATCAATGCAATTATTAATTTGTgtaactttttaatatttttacataTGCATCCTTATAGAAAGTTATGCATTATtaatacatcttttttttttttaccaacaaaaACTCATCATTTCATTCATCACACAATTTGAAATACAAGATGGAATCAAATCATAGATTTGGCGACCAACTTGTAATATTGACACCCTAACGAAACTATAAGCGACAACATTCGCTTGTCATCTAACGAAACTTTTCTTAAAGTTTGTAAATTGTTGTAATAGTGACTTGCAGTCATTAATACATCTATTAATAGAAGAAGACAACCATTAAATAATGGGGAGAAaatcttttaaacaataaattcaccttaaaatttatatattttcttataaataacactaaattcttttttttgaaatttttcttgTATTAAGGAGGAGCGGTATAATGTGAGTCCAAGTATATAGGCTATAGCTTTATCTTTGGGTTCAATGATAGAGCAAGTAGCACGGGGTCGGCGAAGACAACTAGGCGAATCtgatttcattttcaatcctttcttttttctcattttgtcaatttattaatatatttacaaTTACTCGTATTATACtagatccctaaaaaaaagactGGTAATAGGACCACAAAACcattaaataaaagaattacAATTGCCCTTCattagagaatttttttttagtaccGCTATGTATTTTCTAAAGACATCTTTTCGACAGACAATATAAAAAGAAACagtcataattaaataaaagtgacaTCAGAAAGTCTTTTAATATGGAGGTTAGTCTGCGGTCCAATCGAATCAATATGTTTGAAGGGGTAACTCATTCCCTTCAGAGTTGGGGGAATTTAGAGGCAGTGAAAATGGCTTAAAATTTGTTGTCTTTGTTAACTACAGTACTTCATTCCATTTTGTTCAAACTCAAAATTGGTGTTACATGTATTATAACCAACAATCCTTTATTACTTTCAAGTTACCCAATATCAGTTTTGGAATTTCTTCACATAAGtcaattcatgttttgtttacTTCTTCACTTCACTAATGTTCTCTCCCTTTCCCTCATTCtttaacaaaccaaacaagggaatttcatttttcctctcttctcccttacTCTTGTACACCTTTGAACAAATAAGTCTTTGAGTAAAATATTCTTTAATctagaattttaaaaatatgtaattgtTGCATATTTTGATAAGTTAGGGTCACAGCCTAATCAAGCCATGTGAGATATCTATTTAACATATTCTATCCATTTCCATCACATTTTAAACAGGACATTaaattgtatttattatttactcCAACTTATAAGTATAAATTGTATGGTAATTTTTGAAttctataagaaaataaatgcataaGCATGACTCATTAACTTAGTAATAAAAAATAGCATGACTCATTATCATGTTGCAAGATTTTATATTGGTCAAACTAGGCCACTATGAATAGACAAGATAACATCAAAGAATTGACAAGGTAACAAGACAAACAAAATCATGTACAAAGGATATTTTTCATAACCTTTGATGCTGCaccatttttattcttttatacaATATTAGTTGCAGCACAAGAACGTCGAATTTCACCCTCCTCGTCAGTTTTTACCCCAATACTGGTTAGCTTTACGAACGACACACCCCAATTGTCAAAGAAAAGTTCTTGATCATTTGCAAAATCCTCCACTAGTTTCCTCGTGTCATCATTGTTCATCAAAACCGAATCAGACTGGAACAGAACTTTGCGATCAAGAAGATTTCTGTAGTATTGGTTGTCAAATAGCATAGATGTTTCAGGATCGATGTTCACTGCCACGGATGGTTGTGCATTTATTGGACACTGTTTTATTAGCTGATCAGCATAATTAGTATCAATGGTTTGGTCAATGAGCCTAAGACTTCCATTTCTGTCTTGTTGGAAACGACCCCTGAATGTATTGCAATGAGCTGTTCCTATTGTATGAGCCCCTGCAAAGCTTAACAATTAGTACTAAATATGTAACACTAGTTAGATATTAAAGTAAATATAGTGAGAAGAAGCAGACAATCAAATAAAGCATGAGATATTTTTGTCTAATACACTTGGTTTGAATACCCAAAAGTTAGAAAGAGAAATAGGCCaactaatgttttaaaaattggacCGGActcaaaatattcaaaaaaccGGCTTGAAGGACTCTCAACACATTCCTCAAGCCAGAGACTAGACATCTGGAGTGTATAAACTACTAGATATATGTGGATGGCTCAATAGGCTATACTTTGTTTACCATATCAGAATTATAATTCTTTGTTCAACCTCAAAAACTACTACATGGAATGACGGTTGCCTTCAACTATAATCATCGTTCAGATCATATTACTATCCAACGTAGTACTCTCAACATGTCAAGATGGCAATTATAACAAATTTGATTAGATGATATCATCTACAAAGCATCTATAGTTTAATTATTTCTACCGACCAAAATGTGTTACTTTATGGAATTTtacttgaaataaaaaaaaaaaatactagtacTATGTTCAAGTCTTGGTAAATTCtaaaatgtaaataatatagatatagatttgGGTTTATATTATGAACCTGAAAGAACCACAAGATCAAGTAAGGACAATCCTTTACTGGAAAAGAGCTTAAGCATCTCGTCCATAGTAAAACTAGTGTCCACAATGTTGGGTCTAACATTTGAAGCAATTGAAACCATTCCATCTCTCCTACCTGTAGGAATCTGAACCCTTGGTCCACCAGCCTGTTTCACAAAGTGTCTTTCAACAACAGTACCAAAAAGACATGTCTATTTCTGATTGAAGGATAGTATAAGAAGTGCAATGGAGAACTTACAATTTCAACTGCATCTCTAGCTGCTAGAGCAATTATGTCTGCACAAGAAACAGTTCCTGGGCAGAACATCTCAAGAACTCTTTTCGCTGTTTCTATAACAGAAAATCCACCAACAGATCTGTTTCCTGGATCACTTTGTTCTGTATTATTCCCTTGTAGCATCAAAGATGCATCACATCCCTGCATTTCAAATAATAATCTTATTGCATCAAGGAGACAATCATAATTGATAAACcaatgtaaaaaataaagtgCAGAGTACCCGATTATGATACCTCACTATCTATAAAGCACTAACATAGATGCAACAAACATGACACTGAAGttgataatttgagaaaattgaagTGATTGAGTGTATCCACATGCATGTCGTGTCAGTGTCAAAGACCGACACGTATTGGACACTCGACACATCGTATTAGTGGTTCATAGCTCACTATTGCATGCAACCTCTAAGGTCATCAGAACTTCAAATCTTAGAATTCTGACATTGAGTGTGACAAAATCCTACAAAATGACTTGTTGGATCCGGACTGCTCAAACCTAACAAGCACTATCTAAGTCATATCTCTAGTCAATATGAAActctcaaaagtcaaaacaacCCAACACTTAGAATCAAAACATGTGATGCATGGACTGATTCGGAGGAAATAACAAAGATCTATCAAGATAAAACCAATTTGAATCTCACATCAAGTAGTCTTGTTTGGATccaaacaatttaattaagcgcttatatCACAAATTTTTATCTATTCGTcatagaaaaaaatgaaagagagagaaaattgaatgtaatttgcatttacttttatgagaataaacaaaaaaaaaaatcttgaaaaagataaaagtttgttttttttttcttcttatattttgggacaaagaaattgcgttttttttgtttatattatgggacggagggagtatcgtATAAGTGCAATTGTATAAGCTATctttataaaaagataaataaagtcaaaccgtttttataagctatttaAGAGAGCTTATGCACATGGCATAACTTGTTTCTATAAACTCTCACAGAATGTCATTTGCTTGGTGAAGAGCAACATTTGAATACTAACCTCTACGAAGCAATCATGGAAAACCATGCGAAGGAGCTTTCCAGGAATGGAAGGATCATTTGAAGAGGATGTACTGACTGCATTTCTTATGAATAACTCTGCTGTTGGACATGAAGCAGCATAGAAGTCGAAAGCAAGATTAGCAGTTACAGAGGAAACAAACAAGATAGAAACTGCTATGAAAAGAAACATTGATTTTGTTGTCTCCATGGGAACCAAGCGTTTAGTCCTTTTTTTAGGATTCAAAAACAGTGCCTGGAGTGTGCAGGGTGTTTTTTGTACTACTCTTGTCTAGATAGTGAAACACGgaaacatataataataataataataataataataataataatatagcaaTTTAAAACTGCATTTATGTAGTTTGGTGGTGAAGTCAGTAAGTAGATGAGGGTTTGATCATGCATTTTCCTATATGAGCCCCCATTAGGCCATTATTACTAATTTACTACTATTTATGTTGACTTCTCTCTTAAGCATTTAAAGATGCTTTTCTGGCAACTCTTAATAAGGAGTTCAGCCACACGTTTTTGAGAAATGCTGGAGAAGTGGCCACAGCATGTACCTTCATTATACACAGTCAATGATAAAGGACACTCgggagtaatatttttattacaaaacaCCGACTGAAAACTATGAAGATAGAGTTGAATCAGGCTGAACAATAATGCTCATCATGATAGGCAAATGAACTGCGTGGATATTAAGTACGGGGTATTGTAACATACTGTAAGTCTGTAACTTCAACATGACACACTCACTGGTGAAGGaatcaaaatttaattgaaatcaGGTTCATGGGACAAGGCATTAAATGCATTCCAACAAACACTTTTGTCAAGTTTGAACCAAGACGTTACGTCGGATTACCATGGCCGGAGATGGTTGAGATGGATGAAAAATGTGATTTCTAATGCAATAGAGTATTGCTGATGGTAGTATAAGTAAGGACTCTAATGCTAAAATCAACATATAATTGAGATTGAGATGAAGTCTGCTATGAGAATAAAATAAAGTGTACTCGAAGAATTGGTGTTCCTGCGTACTTATTTTTATAACGATTATCAAAAGAGAAGTAGTCGAAAAATCTATTTGTACGATAGTAACTTGTTCTTAATACGGTGTGGGATAGATGCAGCATAAAATGTGACAAGTCATTATAACTATTGTATGAGGATTGCTCTTTAGACACCTAGCAATTGCTCATAGACATCTAGAAAAACACCCCGAACTTAATGGTAGTTAACCACCAGTGGATGTATTTTCAGTAGTTTGAGGCGCATGTGAACAATTGCTAGGTGTCTAAATCTCAAGCCCTCCTTAGACACGGTTCGGCAACTTCACATTTTACTTGAACGAAACTTTCTTCACCTCGTAAATCACTTTGAATATAcacgataaaaaaaaactcaatttttatgTCGTTGAGACAAATTTTGCCATCCAAGAGTATACTTCCCAATCATGTATAAATGGCTGGTTAATAACTTAATATACATGCAACTGAACTGCATATTGGAGAGTGGAAAATCTACAATCCAGCATATACATATATCCTAAGTAGCAGTTATAATAAAATGTTAGTTGAAGATCATTAGCAATTCAGCATGTTAATTGCAATCAAAATTCAAGTCTCAGTTGGGAGCCCctcatcatcgtcatcatcCACATCATCAATGGGAATGTCCTCGCTATTATTATCAGCAGGGCCTAGAAATGTACACagaaatatttaattaacaaaaaaggAGAAAAGATGCAAACAATATACTTACATACATACTAACATAACTTGTGCAATTACAACTGCCCACAAACTAAACCAAGTAACCCTGCTTAATCTGttttacatcaaatttaaaTCTAGTTGTGTAAAGTTGAATTATTCAGAGCAAAGTTAGATATCTGGTTTCTTCTCAATGTTTTGCTACAGGCAAAGCATGCCCTCTCCATTAGCATGATGTCCTAATTTTAGAAAAACCCATGGCATCCAGAAAGATGGGTAATTGAAAAGAAACCAGATATGCTCCCTATGTATTATTCTCCAACCTTCTCATCTATCTCTTACATTTTATGCAAAAATGAATTGGCATCCTGCGTATGTCCAATACAAAGGGTAAGGTTTACCTCTTGGAATTAAAGAAGAATAAGGTGACACGTCCTTTCCTTCAGAATTTCTATCAAGAAGATATGGAAGTTCCAGAAGTCGCAAAAGATATTCTGTCTGGGGATTCCGAGGATTCACTGCAAAAGTTAAAACATCTTATAATTGCAACTTCAGACTAGCATTTTAAGCAATATAATAATTGCAACTTCAAACTATAGCATTTTAAGCAATATAAGACATGGCAATATGGCATGATGAAAATGTGGAAAATATCATTATAAGATAACTCggtcttcttttctttctacattctaaaactaacaaaaaaaaaagttagaaaaatCAATTAGTGAAATGTATGAATGGGGAAAGACACAATAGTATTTTCTTTCATCATTGTAAACAAACATAACAtagtttgtttttcaaaaaaatctctaaaaaataatcGGTAAATTATtgaatactatatttttttaataatctgtAACAAACGAGCCCTCAATCAAACATATATCCAAGATAAGCGATGAAAAGACACAATAGTCAACACTACCTAATCATAGCCATCCGCAACATATATGCATGGTAGCAACACATTAGATAAGTAAGGGTATGATTAGTCAGCTAGAGCATGAAATTAGCCCAAACACTTCACGAGCATCCATAACCAGAGAGCAAGCTAAACAAATCTTAATGTAAACATTGGAATAGGAACAGAGACATACCAGAAGAATCCCCGTTAACATCGGCTTGAGAAGGATCATAACATGGAACCGTTCTAACAAATTCAGGAGGTTTACAACCCCTCTCTTGTAGCTTGCTTTTAACCCATTTGCGACAATCTTCCATCTCAAAGTTTACACCTCTGTCAGAAAGTGGATAcagctttatttttttattcattttttcttggtggaggaaagaagaaaaaacaagacAACAAAAGACAATTATATTTGAGGGCACAAGTCTTAAATGATATTTAATCTTACACACCGAAAATCTGCAGCTTTGGGTGTCAAAGGGAATACATAGTTGAGATTCCGTGTTATTGCTAACCATTCTTCATCATACTGAATCTCATAAGGTCCTGGCTCTGATTCAATTTCAACAACCTAAAGGCACAGATTATGCTATGATTGTAGTTACTAACA
It encodes:
- the LOC11423332 gene encoding protein ENHANCED DISEASE RESISTANCE 2-like, which gives rise to MCTTGNNSRSSGSDSGSTTDWTTEAINGGSLRHVDLNTGTNGWASPPGDVFSLRSQSYFTKKQKSPAGDYLLSPIGMDWLKSSTKLDNVLNRSDNRVANALKKAQSNGKSLKSFIFAVNLQIPGKEHHSAVFYFATEDPVQSGSLLGRFIDGDDAFRNQRFKLVNRIVKGPWIVKKAVGNYSACLLGKALTCHYHRGANYFEADVDIGSSAIANAILRLALGYVTSVTIDMGFVVEAQTEEELPEKLIGAIRVCQMEMGSACTIVDAPRIGIAQVNHLGADATENQNHNQN
- the LOC11433508 gene encoding lariat debranching enzyme, with protein sequence MKIAIEGCMHGDLDNVYKTLQHLEKTNNTKIDLLLCCGDFQAVRNKNDLKSLNVPDKFLSMNSFWKYYSGLEVAPYPTIFIGGNHEASNYLWELYYGGWAAPNIFFLGAAGVVKFGNIRIGGLSGIYKHHDYKLGHFERPPYNHNTIKSVYHVREYDVRKLIQVKEPIDIFLSHDWPVRITDHGDWEQLVRRKPYFQQEIEEKRLGSKAAAQLLEKLKPQYWFSAHLHCRFAALVQHGEGGPVTKFLALDKCLPGRDFLQVVEIESEPGPYEIQYDEEWLAITRNLNYVFPLTPKAADFRGVNFEMEDCRKWVKSKLQERGCKPPEFVRTVPCYDPSQADVNGDSSVNPRNPQTEYLLRLLELPYLLDRNSEGKDVSPYSSLIPRGPADNNSEDIPIDDVDDDDDEGLPTETTRVVQKTPCTLQALFLNPKKRTKRLVPMETTKSMFLFIAVSILFVSSVTANLAFDFYAASCPTAELFIRNAVSTSSSNDPSIPGKLLRMVFHDCFVEGCDASLMLQGNNTEQSDPGNRSVGGFSVIETAKRVLEMFCPGTVSCADIIALAARDAVEIAGGPRVQIPTGRRDGMVSIASNVRPNIVDTSFTMDEMLKLFSSKGLSLLDLVVLSGAHTIGTAHCNTFRGRFQQDRNGSLRLIDQTIDTNYADQLIKQCPINAQPSVAVNIDPETSMLFDNQYYRNLLDRKVLFQSDSVLMNNDDTRKLVEDFANDQELFFDNWGVSFVKLTSIGVKTDEEGEIRRSCAATNIV